A single genomic interval of Musa acuminata AAA Group cultivar baxijiao chromosome BXJ3-4, Cavendish_Baxijiao_AAA, whole genome shotgun sequence harbors:
- the LOC135635443 gene encoding protein PYRICULARIA ORYZAE RESISTANCE 21-like: MAEKIATVMIKVDLDCCLCSKKIKKAICKLQKHYKIQSIAYDEKDDTVTVSGPFNPDCFIKKLCCLASKVIKDIQIKPDNPPPEPEPAPPPPEPAPPTPEPPPPPGPEPPPPPGPEPPPPPAPEPPPPPAPEPPPPPKPDPTPPPDVVVKAPMWAFRTPVWPVCCHQPCPCYEPRYGSCRCCSCGLVTDEPPPPAMYYGGPPCYEVQGYKIVCEEEPPYGCSIM; the protein is encoded by the exons ATGGCAGAGAAG ATTGCCACGGTGATGATAAAGGTCGATCTTGACTGCTGCCTCTGCTCCAAGAAGATTAAAAAAGCTATATGCAAGCTCCAAA AACACTACAAGATCCAGTCCATCGCCTACGATGAGAAGGACGACACTGTGACGGTCTCCGGCCCCTTCAATCCCGACTGCTTCATCAAGAAGCTCTGCTGCCTCGCCTCCAAGGTGATCAAAGACATCCAGATCAAGCCGGACAACCCGCCACCCGAACCGGAACCGGCTCCTCCCCCACCCGAACCGGCCCCTCCTACACCCGAACCTCCGCCGCCTCCTGGGCCCGAACCACCGCCGCCTCCTGGGCCCGAACCACCGCCGCCGCCCGCGCCCGAACCACCGCCACCTCCTGCTCCtgaaccgccgccgccaccgaagCCCGACCCGACCCCGCCCCCCGATGTGGTGGTGAAGGCGCCTATGTGGGCTTTCCGGACCCCGGTGTGGCCGGTCTGCTGCCACCAGCCGTGCCCCTGCTACGAGCCGCGCTACGGGTCCTGCCGCTGCTGCTCCTGCGGCCTGGTGACAGACGAACCGCCTCCACCAGCCATGTACTACGGCGGCCCTCCGTGTTACGAGGTACAGGGCTACAAGATCGTCTGCGAAGAGGAGCCTCCCTACGGCTGCTCCATCATGTAA
- the LOC135635444 gene encoding uncharacterized protein LOC135635444, whose product MATPALFIPTVGNGFVRSSFPRFSFPSLSAARIIKPARIYANLGGADGEAKPAKKKFITREEEPDQYWQTAGERKGENPMKTPLPYIIIFGMSTPFVILAIAFANGWIKMPMK is encoded by the exons ATGGCCACCCCGGCTCTCTTCATCCCCACCGTCGGCAATGGCTTTGTGCGCAGCTCATTCCCGCgcttttcctttccttctctttccgCCGCAAGAATCATCAAACCAGCCAGGATCTACGCAAATCTAG GTGGAGCGGATGGAGAGGCGAAGCCTGCCAAGAAGAAGTTCATCACCAGGGAAGAAGAACCAGACCA ATATTGGCAGACGGCAGGTGAGAGGAAAGGGGAAAACCCCATGAAGACACCTTTGCCGTACATCATCATCTTCGGTATGTCGACGCCTTTCGTCATCCTCGCCATTGCATTTGCTAATGGCTGGATCAAGATGCCCATGAAgtga
- the LOC135636949 gene encoding oligopeptide transporter 3-like — MASNKSYVPQESAPEVAAAAAEEEEGEEKDYRPVEEVALVVPETDDPSLPVMTFRAWFIGLASCTILIFLNTFFTYRTQPLTISAILAQITALPVGRFMASVLPNREIRVFRNWGFNLNPGPFNIKEHVIITIFANCGVSIGGGDAYSIGAITVMKAYYKQSLSFLCGLIIVLTTQILGYGWAGMLRRYLVDPAEMWWPSNLAQVSLFRALHEKDSRSKGLTRMQFFVLFFVASFAYYTLPGYLLPILTFFSWICWSWPRSITAQQIGSAYHGLGVGAFTLDWAGISAYHGSPLVTPWFSILNTAVGFIMFIYIIVPLCYWKFNTFDARKFPIFSNQLFTTRGQKYDTTKILTPNYDLNVAAYESYGKLYLSPLFALSIGSGFARFTATIVHVLLFHGSDIWRQSKSAMNSAKVDIHAKLMKKYKQVPHWWFLILLAASVILSLMMSFVWKEEVQLPWWGMIFAFGLACLVTLPIGVIQATTNQQPGYDIIAQFIIGYVLPGKPIANLLFKIYGRISTIHALSFLADLKLGHYMKIPPRCMYTAQLVGTVVSGVVNLAVAWWMLGSIENICDVDALHPESPWTCPKYRVTFDASVIWGLVGPGRLFGHGGLYRNLVWLFLVGAALPVPVWALSKIFPEKKWIPLINIPVISYGFAGMPPATPTNIASWLITGTIFNYFVFRYRKGWWQKYNYVLSAALDAGTAFMGVLLFFALQNANHNLRWWGTELDHCPLASCPTEPGISVKGCPVL, encoded by the exons ATGGCATCCAATAAAAGCTACGTACCTCAAGAGTCGGCGCCGgaggtggcagcggcggcggcggaggaggaggagggggaggagaaggaCTACCGCCCGGTGGAGGAGGTGGCGCTGGTGGTGCCGGAGACCGACGACCCTTCGCTCCCGGTGATGACATTCCGGGCCTGGTTCATCGGCCTCGCCTCCTGCaccatcctcatcttcctcaacaCCTTCTTCACCTACCGCACGCAGCCGCTCACCATCTCCGCCATCCTGGCGCAGATCACGGCGCTCCCTGTCGGTCGCTTCATGGCGTCGGTGCTGCCCAACCGGGAGATCAGGGTGTTCCGGAACTGGGGGTTCAACCTCAACCCGGGCCCCTTCAACATCAAAGAGCATGTTATCATCACCATCTTCGCCAACTGCGGGGTGTCCATCGGCGGCGGAGATGCCTACTCCATCGGCGCCATCACCGTCATGAAGGCGTACTATAAGCAGAGCTTGAGCTTCCTCTGCGGGCTCATCATTGTGCTCACCACTCAG ATACTTGGTTATGGATGGGCAGGGATGCTGAGGAGATACCTCGTAGATCCTGCTGAAATGTGGTGGCCTTCTAACCTCGCCCAAGTTTCACTCTTCAG AGCACTTCATGAGAAGGATTCGAGGTCGAAAGGGCTAACCAGGATGCAGTTCTTCGTGCTGTTCTTCGTTGCAAGCTTTGCATACTACACACTGCCTGGCTATCTCTTGCCCATACTGACCTTCTTCTCGTGGATCTGCTGGTCATGGCCTCGCAGTATAACTGCTCAGCAGATTGGGTCAGCTTACCACGGCCTTGGTGTCGGTGCCTTCACGCTGGACTGGGCAGGGATCTCTGCGTATCATGGCAGTCCTCTGGTCACTCCATGGTTCTCCATTCTGAACACAGCAGTTGGTTTCATCATGTTCATCTACATCATAGTACCGTTGTGTTACTGGAAATTCAACACCTTTGATGCCCGGAAGTTTCCCATCTTCTCGAATCAGCTCTTCACTACCAGAGGGCAGAAGTATGATACTACCAAGATATTGACGCCCAACTATGATCTCAATGTAGCTGCGTATGAGAGCTATGGAAAGCTCTACTTGAGTCCACTTTTTGCGCTCTCCATCGGATCAGGTTTTGCAAGATTTACAGCCACCATCGTCCATGTTCTCCTGTTCCATGGCAG CGACATTTGGAGGCAGAGCAAGTCGGCAATGAACTCTGCCAAGGTGGACATCCATGCTAAGCTAATGAAGAAGTACAAACAAGTTCCTCACTGGTGGTTCCTCATTTTACTAGCAGCAAGTGTCATCTTGTCATTGATGATGTCGTTTGTTTGGAAAGAGGAGGTGCAGCTGCCTTGGTGGGGGATGATATTTGCCTTCGGGTTAGCTTGCCTCGTCACTCTTCCCATTGGGGTCATTCAGGCAACCACAAACCAG CAACCTGGATACGATATTATAGCCCAATTCATCATCGGTTACGTACTTCCAGGGAAGCCTATTGCCAATCTGCTGTTCAAGATATACGGCAGAATCAGCACCATCCATGCACTCTCCTTCCTTGCTGACCTCAAACTCGGTCACTACATGAAGATCCCACCCAGGTGCATGTACACCGCTCAG CTCGTTGGAACTGTGGTTTCCGGTGTCGTCAACCTTGCAGTGGCGTGGTGGATGTTGGGAAGCATCGAGAACATCTGTGACGTTGATGCACTGCACCCTGAGAGCCCATGGACTTGCCCCAAGTACCGAGTTACCTTCGACGCTTCTGTCATATGGGGCCTCGTAGGACCTGGCCGCCTCTTCGGGCATGGAGGACTGTACCGGAACCTGGTGTGGCTATTCCTCGTCGGAGCAGCGTTACCCGTTCCTGTGTGGGCACTGAGCAAAATCTTTCCGGAGAAGAAGTGGATTCCTTTGATCAACATACCAGTCATCTCCTACGGCTTCGCCGGAATGCCTCCTGCAACCCCAACCAACATAGCGAGCTGGCTCATCACCGGAACCATCTTCAATTACTTTGTTTTCAGATACAGAAAGGGATGGTGGCAGAAGTACAACTACGTTCTATCCGCCGCACTGGATGCAGGGACAGCGTTCATGGGTGTGCTGCTGTTCTTCGCCCTCCAGAATGCGAATCACAATCTGCGATGGTGGGGCACAGAGCTCGATCACTGTCCGTTGGCATCATGCCCCACTGAACCTGGGATATCAGTAAAAGGATGTCCGGTGTTGTAG
- the LOC135636498 gene encoding transcriptional regulator STERILE APETALA-like, producing MSSSPPERRGGGGEGERGEEAAAPVARAAAGLGRRRSGDPSSSRQRSADEVWPEHFVEAVAAQVAVDATRSAGRLAAAPAVVAVFQDITQFPCLSCGGIDGDLQVCSTWRDVSRSELLWQDLCRRVWSRRRSTLPSWRDEFVRLHRTAANFRFRRCAYSQLLPASSDALSCRRLALSDHHLAAGFHDGSVLLFDLPAGQLLATYRADPHRDRLGRFSQAISGIILLAEPDESLTFSSQDGDIHVASLDVSGSVRRAHVGNLMEDGTLVDFTGDARWWVGLFAGVPGRSWHIWGADTEQLVYVGGTLTDSNAILGWHMLTDLSRPVLARTRIAEPGIVVGCTASSMEVVDLNDSGTILNQLELPHGAVVDSVDACEGRVMAADSRGLAKVREVPTLQELCRFGTGRRVEGQQQQGTGRVKACMNWCYGIVCSGRGVRVWDATTGAYLYSFRERIGEAAVAAASDRYVSAWADDSGLHLWDFGDL from the exons ATGTCGAGCTCGCCGCCGGAACGACGCGGAGGCGGGGGCGAGGGGGAGAGGGGAGAGGAAGCCGCCGCCCCCGTAGCACGCGCGGCCGCTGGCCTCGGGCGCCGCCGTTCGGGGGATCCTTCCTCGTCGCGGCAGAGGTCCGCCGACGAGGTCTGGCCGGAACACTTCGTGGAGGCTGTCGCCGCCCAGGTCGCCGTCGACGCCACTCGCTCCGCCGGGCGCCTGGCCGCCGCGCCTGCCGTCGTCGCCGTGTTCCAG GACATTACTCAGTTTCCATGTTTGAGTTGTGGTGGCATTGATGGGGACTTGCAGGTGTGCTCGACGTGGAGAGACGTATCCCGTTCGGAGCTCCTGTGGCAGGATCTCTGCCGCCGCGTTTGGTCTCGTCGGCGTTCCACGCTCCCGTCCTGGCGCGACGAGTTCGTTCGCCTCCACCGCACTGCCGCCAACTTCCGGTTCCGCCGCTGTGCCTACTCCCAGCTGCTGCCTGCCTCCTCCGACGCACTCTCCTGCCGCCGTCTCGCCCTCTCGGACCACCACCTTGCTGCCGGCTTCCACGATGGCTCCGTCCTTCTGTTCGATCTCCCTGCCGGACAGCTGCTCGCCACCTACAGGGCCGACCCTCACCGCGACCGCCTCGGCCGCTTCTCCCAGGCTATCTCCGGCATCATACTCCTCGCTGAGCCCGACGAGAGCCTGACCTTCTCTTCCCAGGACGGAGACATCCACGTGGCCAGCCTTGACGTCTCTGGCTCCGTCCGGCGTGCCCACGTCGGGAACCTTATGGAGGACGGAACGCTGGTGGACTTCACCGGCGACGCTCGGTGGTGGGTGGGCTTGTTCGCAGGTGTTCCCGGGCGGTCGTGGCACATCTGGGGCGCCGACACCGAGCAGCTGGTGTATGTGGGTGGTACCTTGACGGACTCCAACGCTATCCTGGGTTGGCACATGCTCACCGACTTGTCTCGCCCGGTGCTCGCCCGCACGAGGATTGCGGAGCCAGGAATCGTGGTTGGGTGCACCGCTTCGAGCATGGAGGTGGTGGACTTGAACGACAGCGGCACAATCCTAAACCAGCTCGAACTCCCGCACGGCGCGGTCGTGGACTCGGTTGACGCGTGCGAGGGCCGGGTGATGGCCGCGGACTCGCGAGGTCTGGCGAAGGTGCGGGAggtgccgacgctgcaggagcttTGCAGGTTCGGCACCGGGAGGCGGGTGGAGGGACAGCAGCAGCAGGGTACGGGGCGTGTCAAAGCGTGCATGAACTGGTGTTACGGGATCGTGTGTTCCGGTCGCGGAGTTCGGGTATGGGATGCGACGACCGGCGCGTACTTGTACAGCTTCAGGGAGCGGATAGGCGAGGCCGCCGTCGCTGCTGCCAGTGACCGGTACGTCTCTGCCTGGGCCGACGATAGTGGTTTGCACCTGTGGGATTTTGGAGACTTGTAG